The following proteins come from a genomic window of Terribacillus aidingensis:
- the crtI gene encoding phytoene desaturase family protein: MRTAIIGAGIGGLTTALLLERQGHEVTIFEQQSNPGGRMQYETDGMFRIDQGPTIVLLPDMIRSVLESCAIPQKDLELIKCDPLYRIHYADGTAYTKYADPTKQKEELLEKFPNSAPQFDQFMRDMKNVYRFGVSQFLERGFSNRLRFFTTSNLRFLYKSKAYRNVHSFISDYFTEPKLQDAYALQSLYIGGSPYTTPAIYGLISYSEHEHGIWYVKGGYAGLIETLVSYCEKRGVTIEYNSKVEKIRKNGKRVSGIEMDGVYQPFDNVVFNGDFPAIHSLLDDNKAKKKKQPAASSGCLLIYAGTNRKWEELQTHQFVLPEQFQLNMKAIFESRTIPDDPSFYVFNPCSIDPSCAPAGKSALYFLVPVPSGDHINWDQQQDLLVERVLHKAEQTLLPELLGSIEWLKVRTPADASQAGLYQGGSFGIAPNLLQSGGFRPQNKPFDIEGLYAVGASVHPGGGVPIVMQGAKNLSDLIKSEVGDYAQETVRKGV, from the coding sequence GTGAGAACGGCAATTATCGGTGCAGGTATCGGTGGGCTAACAACTGCACTGCTTCTGGAAAGACAGGGACATGAGGTTACGATCTTTGAACAGCAGTCGAATCCCGGTGGGCGTATGCAGTACGAAACTGACGGCATGTTCCGAATCGACCAAGGTCCGACAATTGTCCTTCTGCCCGATATGATTCGCAGTGTATTGGAGTCATGCGCTATTCCCCAGAAGGATCTTGAGCTGATTAAATGTGATCCGCTTTACCGGATTCATTACGCGGATGGTACTGCGTATACAAAATATGCCGATCCTACAAAGCAGAAAGAAGAATTACTGGAGAAGTTTCCAAATTCTGCGCCACAATTTGATCAATTCATGCGCGATATGAAAAACGTATACCGATTTGGGGTGAGTCAATTTTTGGAGCGGGGCTTTTCGAACAGGTTACGTTTCTTTACGACAAGCAACCTGCGTTTCCTTTATAAATCAAAAGCTTACCGTAATGTTCATTCTTTTATCAGTGATTATTTCACTGAACCGAAGCTGCAAGATGCTTATGCACTCCAATCCTTGTATATAGGAGGTTCTCCTTATACGACTCCTGCAATTTATGGCCTCATTTCTTATAGCGAGCATGAGCACGGTATCTGGTATGTGAAAGGAGGCTATGCGGGACTGATCGAAACGTTGGTTTCTTATTGTGAAAAACGCGGTGTCACTATTGAATACAATTCGAAAGTGGAAAAAATCCGGAAGAATGGGAAACGAGTAAGCGGTATCGAGATGGACGGAGTATACCAGCCTTTTGATAATGTAGTGTTCAACGGTGACTTTCCTGCCATTCATTCTTTACTTGATGATAATAAAGCAAAAAAGAAAAAGCAGCCTGCTGCCTCCAGTGGCTGCCTGCTCATTTATGCAGGTACCAATCGAAAATGGGAAGAGCTGCAAACACATCAATTTGTGCTACCTGAACAGTTCCAGCTAAATATGAAAGCTATTTTTGAGTCCAGGACTATCCCAGATGACCCGTCCTTTTATGTATTCAATCCGTGTTCAATAGATCCGTCATGTGCTCCTGCCGGAAAATCGGCATTATATTTCCTAGTCCCAGTTCCATCCGGCGACCATATCAATTGGGATCAGCAGCAAGACTTACTCGTTGAACGTGTTCTTCACAAAGCAGAGCAGACGCTGCTGCCAGAATTGTTGGGATCAATTGAATGGCTGAAGGTAAGGACCCCGGCCGATGCAAGTCAAGCTGGGCTGTATCAAGGAGGGAGCTTTGGAATAGCTCCGAACCTGCTTCAATCAGGAGGCTTCCGCCCGCAGAACAAACCATTCGATATTGAAGGACTTTATGCTGTCGGCGCTTCTGTCCATCCAGGCGGAGGTGTACCGATCGTCATGCAAGGAGCGAAGAATTTAAGTGACCTAATAAAGAGTGAGGTGGGAGACTATGCTCAAGAAACCGTACGCAAAGGCGTGTGA
- the crtI gene encoding phytoene desaturase family protein, translated as MTKKKVAVIGAGPGGLTAGMLLAAKGYNVEIYEKNDVIGGRTSRLKQGEFQFDLGATFFMMPQLLEELFEEADRNLNDYVQLHRLDPLYTLRFGDVTFTPRVDRQDMLDEIERVFPGESEGFIQFMEKEGEKFDRVEKLLRRPFVHKRTYLTKDVLHALPKLDMFQTVYSKLSTYFNDERLKYAFTFQAKYLGMSPWKCPGTFTILSYLEHKFGLYHPIGGVNRICEAMRQVIEEYGGIVHTGKPVAQVLTEGKRATGIRLEDGHVVHADEVIINADYSYSMHHLFDGRWKKKFRKKTENKKYSCSTFMLYLGLKQEVDLPHHMVVFADDYKKNVEEMTEQFVLSKDPSVYIHYPTKLDPTTAPAGKSTAYLLMPVPNTEADIDWNEASPRIRQKMLDILARETGIENIEALIETEHCISPSDWEAMNIQHGAVFNLAHSLDQMMYNRPHNQVKELSHCYLVGGGTHPGSGLPTIFQSAKISADLVEKNNGVKTYRMINFSRKKVPM; from the coding sequence TAGAAATATATGAGAAAAATGATGTGATTGGCGGCCGGACTTCACGTTTGAAGCAAGGCGAGTTCCAATTTGATCTTGGTGCGACCTTCTTCATGATGCCTCAGCTTCTGGAGGAGCTTTTCGAGGAAGCGGATCGAAATCTTAACGATTACGTTCAGCTGCATCGACTAGATCCATTATATACGCTTCGGTTTGGGGACGTCACTTTTACACCGCGAGTCGACAGACAAGATATGCTGGATGAAATCGAGCGGGTCTTTCCTGGCGAAAGCGAAGGATTCATTCAGTTCATGGAAAAAGAGGGGGAGAAGTTCGACAGAGTGGAAAAACTTCTGCGCCGTCCTTTCGTACATAAACGCACGTATCTGACTAAGGACGTGCTGCATGCGCTGCCGAAACTGGATATGTTTCAGACAGTATATAGTAAGCTTTCTACCTATTTTAATGATGAACGATTAAAATATGCTTTTACCTTCCAAGCAAAATACTTAGGAATGTCACCCTGGAAGTGTCCTGGTACATTCACGATACTTTCTTATCTTGAGCATAAGTTCGGTTTGTACCATCCCATAGGTGGCGTAAATCGAATTTGTGAAGCGATGCGGCAGGTGATTGAGGAGTACGGAGGCATTGTCCATACCGGAAAACCTGTTGCTCAAGTTCTTACAGAAGGCAAACGGGCAACAGGTATTCGTCTGGAAGATGGTCATGTCGTACATGCTGACGAAGTAATTATCAATGCGGATTACAGTTATAGCATGCATCATTTATTTGATGGTAGGTGGAAGAAGAAATTCCGGAAGAAAACGGAGAATAAAAAATATTCCTGCTCAACCTTCATGCTTTATCTAGGTTTGAAGCAAGAAGTCGACCTTCCTCATCATATGGTTGTCTTTGCAGATGACTACAAAAAGAATGTAGAAGAGATGACAGAACAGTTCGTTCTTTCAAAGGATCCGTCCGTCTACATTCACTATCCGACGAAACTTGATCCGACAACGGCACCTGCTGGAAAGTCTACAGCATATTTGCTGATGCCAGTGCCGAATACGGAGGCTGACATTGATTGGAACGAAGCAAGTCCTCGTATACGGCAGAAAATGCTGGATATCCTTGCTCGTGAAACCGGTATTGAGAATATAGAGGCTCTGATTGAAACAGAGCATTGTATCTCCCCGTCAGATTGGGAAGCGATGAATATTCAGCATGGAGCAGTATTTAATCTTGCTCATTCACTTGATCAAATGATGTACAACCGACCTCATAATCAAGTGAAAGAGCTATCCCATTGTTACCTTGTTGGTGGAGGAACGCATCCGGGCAGCGGACTGCCAACCATTTTTCAGTCAGCAAAGATCAGTGCCGATCTAGTGGAGAAAAATAATGGAGTGAAAACTTATCGGATGATAAATTTCTCTCGGAAGAAGGTGCCGATGTGA